CGCTTTGCCCTGCTGGCTCTGGCCAAGAGCCTTATGGGAAATACCCTCTCCTCTTCTAAAGCAGGGTCCTTGCCCTCCAACGAGGACACCCTCAGCCCTGGCCCCCCAAGGAGTGTCCTTCCAAAGCTACTTCTTCCGCTCAAGAAAGCAAAGTATTACAGAGGGGCCtccaggagcctgggaggcagggtGCAGAAGGGCTAGGCTTCTTGCCTGATGGGCATGTGTCCCACACCCACGCGGGGCTGGGCACCCTGAGCAAGCCCCAGCGTGCGCTACGGGCCTCGGTGCTCACGGGGCAGGCGCACCCAGGCCCAGCAACACAGCCGCTCCCTGCTGACAACAGAGGCCCAGCTGAGACACACGACAAGGCAGTGGCAGAAGAGCCCTTTATCGAGAGTCACAGAACAACACTAGGTCTCTGCAGCCAGCGGTCTCCCAGGTACAGCTTCTGCCCCAGGTCTATTCCTCAGGGAGACTGGCAGCCTGGCCTGGGACATGCACTGGGCACGCAGAGCAGGAGCGCAGGGCTGGGCAGTGGGACCTTCGTCACCCCAGCCACCGGCCCCTCACATGAGCAGGCAGCACGGTCTCTTCTCCACGGGGGCCTCCTCTGAGGGGGCTGTGAGTTTGAGCAGGGGCGGGTCTCCACTCGCCCCACAGCCACTCTCCGGCTGGGGGGTCTCAGTGTCCACAGGCAGGCCAGCCTCAGCAGCCTCGGGCCCCTCAGCTGGGGGTCGTTGCAGCTTGGCAGCGGCCCGCTGGCGCTTGAGATCTGCCAGGGTGTGGTGGGCCTTGGCACGCACCAAGGCGTCAGGGGAGGCACTCTCCAGGGGGCTCAGCTGGTAGGAGACACTCCGGTCCAGCCGCTTGGAGTACAGGTGCCGTGCTGGGGCGCCCCCCACTCGGCCGTTGTGCGGCCTTGCCTCTTCGGGGTCCTCCTCCTGTGGGGGAAGCGTGGCCTGGAGGCCATCAGCAGGCGCGCTCTGGCCCGGGGCCCCAGGCAGCACGGTGGTCCAGGAGCCGAAACAAGGGTGGGGGTGGAGCTGACCCCCGAGCGTGTGGCTCTTGCGTTTGAGGACAGGGTCACTGGCCCTACCAGGGTGTGGGATCGGGCCAGGCTCACCTCCAGGGGTGGCGGCTGGAGCTCTGCGTCGGTCTGGCGGTCCTCATCCTCTTCCGACGGCTCGGGGCTGGCAGGCGGGGGCTGCTGCCACACGATGGCCTCCTGGGCGTGCTCCCTGCGGTACAGGCTGGTGCGCTGGATCAGGCTCACCCGCCTCACCACCTTCCTAGGGGCGCAAAGAGAGGGTGTGGGAAGACATCGCCTTCCCTGCGGACTCTGCCCGGGCTGGCACCCTGGGCTGCCAGCTGACCTCAGCGAGGACAAAGCCCTGGGCCCAGCCCACGGGGTGGGGCCGCGGGGGCCTGGCGGGTGGGGCAGGCACTCACCCACGGCTGCCGGCGCTGGAGGTGCGGCGGCGCAGCAGGGAGCGCTGGCGACCCTGGGCACGCAGGAGGGCATCGTGCTTGTGCTTCAGCTCCAGCAGCTTGGCGCGCACCTCCTCGTCCCCGCACACGTCTGTGGAGGAGCCGGAGGGTCATGGGCCCCGCCACGCGCCCCCTACACCGCGAGGACGCGGCCCCCGGCTCACCGAGAGGCGTCTCATCCATCAAGGACTTGCCGTTCAGGTCAGCCCCATGTGCCACGAGCAGCTCCACCAGGCGCACCTGTGGACCAGAGTGACGGGGCTGCTGAGGCCTGCAGAACCTGCGGGCTCATCAGCCCCGCCGTCCACGGGCACTCACCTGGCCCCAGTAGGCCGCCGCGTGCAGCGGCTCCCAGCCATCGCGGTCCTTGGCACTCAGGCTGGCCTGGTGCTCCAGCAGCAGGGCGGCCGCCTCGCTGAACCCGTTGGCCGCGGCGATGTGCAGCTGCAGGCACACCGCCTGCAC
Above is a window of Bos javanicus breed banteng chromosome 14, ARS-OSU_banteng_1.0, whole genome shotgun sequence DNA encoding:
- the PPP1R16A gene encoding protein phosphatase 1 regulatory subunit 16A, with protein sequence MAEHLELLAEMPVVSRMSTQERLKHAQKRRAQQVKMWARAEKEAQGRRASSRPQKRVLFPPSVTLLEAAARNDLEEVRQFLESGVSPDLANEDGLTALHQSCIDDFREMVQQLLEAGARVNARDSECWTPLHAAATCGHLRLVELLIARGADLLAVNTDGNMPYDLCEDEQTLDCLETAMASRGITQDSIEQARALPELHMLEDIRKLLQAGANLDAPRDHGATLLHIAAANGFSEAAALLLEHQASLSAKDRDGWEPLHAAAYWGQVRLVELLVAHGADLNGKSLMDETPLDVCGDEEVRAKLLELKHKHDALLRAQGRQRSLLRRRTSSAGSRGKVVRRVSLIQRTSLYRREHAQEAIVWQQPPPASPEPSEEDEDRQTDAELQPPPLEEEDPEEARPHNGRVGGAPARHLYSKRLDRSVSYQLSPLESASPDALVRAKAHHTLADLKRQRAAAKLQRPPAEGPEAAEAGLPVDTETPQPESGCGASGDPPLLKLTAPSEEAPVEKRPCCLLM